Proteins encoded within one genomic window of Etheostoma cragini isolate CJK2018 chromosome 21, CSU_Ecrag_1.0, whole genome shotgun sequence:
- the slc38a10 gene encoding putative sodium-coupled neutral amino acid transporter 10 isoform X6, whose protein sequence is MTASNWGLIMNVVNSIVGVSVLTMPFCFKQCGIVLGTLLLFFCSWMTHKSCMFLVNTASSTKRRTYAGLAYHAYGKPGKTVVEMSMIGLMLGTCIAFYVVIADLGSSFFAQMLGSQVTGGFRVLLLIAVSLFIVLPLSLQRNMMSSIQSFSAMALMFYTLFMFTIVLSSLRYGIISGSWVERVHLWRFKGVIQCLPIIATTFCCHPQVLPTYDSLDEPSVKRMSTIFTSSLNVVTIFYITVGFFGYVSFTDNIAGNVLMNFPSNLVTEMIRVGFMMSVAVGFPMMILPCRQAINTMLFEQQQKDGTFAAGGYMPPLRFKMITLCIVFGTMLGGILIPNVETILGLTGATMGSLICFICPALIYRKIQKNGFISQLVLCVGLGILLVSTFTTLSISSRSPGTKVQAPPPPAPVKHNLPLPDFPERHDNLPNKKPAEIEKPELPDVQVVQPAERGPVEPPQIKGPVELPDRKKDEEVQLDRPDAGVAVPEGEAHRHEPPIPHDQVQVDTRNEKPGLGHAVPVEDKKDDKVEENPKPAEAVVGKEEVDLGGVEVRSNEVVEKPVAKADKKQDVPPPEEEEKLEPVKDPLAGNQAAVAQVDKAGKAPDAAGKREAPLPEGEHPPAADEAPGTDSKETADEKMDEGQLDHAVLLQVIKEQQEQQKRLLDQQEKLLAVIEEQHKEIHQKQPAGAAEGEAEKGVQEGVEDEAAKAKESGLDSDLKQPKEEAGAGAAEPHPAAQNPVQAVNKDAKVAAVQAAYKEDGDVALGGESQKQSELGARGVPLGKKRPDDRQIVPKNDQAAQLKDEERKLDKEKHKTEQLKKEQMEEEVQARLEKERLEREKREKMAKEQELEKERIEKEVQARLERERLEREMKEKMAKEQELEKERLEKEKIEKEVHARVEKERLERERREQLAREQELEQERALKEKQEKAAEERLQQEMQKTDNEILERAKKEKEAEEARERLAQLVQVVEDKKKAAQGAEREDGEALKKGGRDLKEEVASQADPREGVEDGAVKAEARPQGSHEKFRDQGEMDLRRRRRALGPEEAGGPPEDTGGPRRMPRLEPLLVLGGSDLHAALEEQLRAGPMVHMRQIKQASEDEGTK, encoded by the exons ATGACGGCGTCAAACTGGGGTCTCATCATGAACGTGGTGAACAGCATCGTCGGTGTCAGTGTACTCACCATGCCCTTCTGCTTCAAACAG TGTGGGATAGTGCTGGGAACTCTCCTGCTGTTCTTCTGTTCGTGGATGACCCACAAGTCTTGCATGTTCCTGGTCAATACAGCAAGCAGCACCAAAAGAAGGACATATGCAGGATTGG CCTACCATGCTTACGGTAAACCAGGAAAAACAGTGGTGGAGATGAG TATGATCGGTTTGATGTTGGGGACCTGTATTGCCTTCTACGTCGTGATAGCTGATCTGGGCTCAAGTTTCTTCGCTCAGATGTTAGGTTCACAG GTGACTGGCGGTTTCCGAGTGCTGCTGCTGATCGCCGTGTCTCTGTTTATCGTCCTCCCTCTGAGTCTGCAGAGGAACATGATGTCCTCCATCCAGTCCTTCTCTGCTATGGCGCTCATGTTCTACACCCTCTTCATGTTCACG ATAGTGTTGTCGTCTCTCCGTTATGGCATAATCTCTGGCTCCTGGGTGGAGCGGGTTCACCTGTGGCGCTTCAAGGGCGTCATTCAGTGCCTACCTATTATCGCCACAACCTTCTGCTGTCACCC ACAGGTGCTGCCGACCTACGACAGCCTGGACGAGCCGTCCGTCAAACGCATGAGCACCATCTTCACCTCTTCCCTCAACGTAGTCACCATCTTCTACATCACT GTGGGTTTCTTTGGCTACGTCAGTTTCACTGATAACATCGCAGGCAACGTGCTGATGAACTTCCCATCCAACCTTGTGACTGAGATGATTCGCGTGGGCTTTATGATGTCGGTGGCCGTCGGATTCCCCATGATGATCCTTCCCTGCCGTCAGGCCATCAACACAATGCTTTTTGAGCAGCAG CAGAAGGATGGGACGTTTGCTGCCGGGGGATACATGCCTCCTCTGCGCTTCAAGATGATCACCCTCTGCATAGTGTTTGGCACCATGCTGGGGGGCATTCTCATCCCCAACG tGGAAACCATTCTGGGTCTGACTGGAGCCACTATGGGCAGCCTCATCTGCTTCATTTGCCCTGCTCTCATCTACAGAAAGATCCAGAAGAATGGCTTCATTTCCCAG CTGGTGCTTTGCGTGGGTCTGGGCATCCTACTGGTCAGCACCTTCACCACCCTCTCCATTTCATCTAGAAGCCCCGGCACCAAGGTCcaagctcctcctcctccagcaccCGTCAAGCACAACCTGCCGCTACCGGACTTCCCTGAACGCCACG ACAATCTCCCAAACAAGAAGCCAGCGGAGATAGAGAAACCTGAGCTTCCAGACGTGCAGGTGGTGCAGCCTGCAGAGAGGGGCCCAGTTGAGCCCCCCCAGATTAAAGGACCAGTGGAACTACCTGACAGGAAGAAGGATGAAGAGGTGCAGTTGGACCGCCCTGATGCTG GTGTCGCGGTGCCAGAGGGCGAGGCCCATCGCCACGAACCCCCCATCCCTCATGACCAGGTCCAAGTGGACACAAGAAATGAAAAGCCAGGTTTAGGCCACGCTGTGCCGGTAGAGGACAAAAAAGACGACAAAGTTGAAGAGAACCCGAAGCCTGCTGAGGCTGTAGTGGGGAAAGAGGAAGTGGATTTGGGTGGTGTTGAAGTCCGGTCCAATGAAGTAGTAGAGAAGCCAGTTGCAAAGGCAGACAAGAAGCAGGACGTCCCCCCgccagaagaagaggagaagctCGAGCCTGTGAAAGATCCTCTTGCAGGGAATCAGGCTGCGGTGGCACAAGTCGATAAAGCGGGCAAAGCTCCAGATGCTGCTGGGAAACGTGAGG CTCCACTTCCTGAAGGAGAGCATCCTCCTGCTGCAGACGAGGCTCCAGGTACAGACAGCAAAGAGACGGCAGACGAGAAGATGGACG AGGGCCAGCTGGACCACGCCGTGCTACTGCAGGTGATCAAGGAGCAGCAGGAGCAACAGAAGAGACTTCTTGACCAGCAGGAAAAACTACTGGCTGTCATAGAAGAGCAACACAAGGAAATCCACCAGAAACAACCGGCTG GGGCTGCTGAAGGTGAGGCAGAGAAAGGCGTCCAGGAGGGGGTGGAAGATGAAGCAGCAAAGGCCAAAGAGTCTGGcctggactcagacctgaagcAGCCTAAAGAGGAAGCTGGAGCCGGAGCTGCCGAGCCTCATCCCGCTGCCCAGAATCCAGTGCAGGCCGTAAATAAGGATGCTAAGGTCGCCGCTGTTCAGGCGGCTTATAAGGAGGATGGCGATGTTGCACTCGGAGGAGAATCCCAGAAGCAGAGTGAGCTTGGGGCAAGGGGAGTGCCGCTGGGAAAGAAAAGACCTGATGACCGTCAGATTGTACCCAAAAATGATCAGGCAGCTCAACTtaaagatgaagaaagaaaactagataaggaaaaacataaaactgaacagcttaaaaaagaacagatgGAGGAAGAAGTTCAG GCAAGATTGGAAAAAGAACGgcttgaaagagagaaaagggaaaagatggCCAAGGAGCAGGAGTTAGAAAAGGAAAGGATAGAGAAAGAAGTGCAGGCAAGATTGGAAAGAGAACGGCTtgaaagagagatgaaggaAAAGATGGCCAAGGAGCAGGAGTTAGAAAAGGAGAGActtgagaaagaaaagatagaGAAAGAAGTGCATGCCAGGGTAGAAAAAGAACGACtagaaagggagagaagagagcagCTGGCCAGAGAACAGGAGCTGGAGCAAGAGAGAGCGTTAAAGGAGAAACAGGAGAAAGCTGCAGAAGAGAGACTTCAGCAGGAGATGCAGAAAACAGACAATGAAATACTTGAGAGggcaaagaaagagaaagaggcgGAGGAGGCTCGGGAGAGGCTGGCCCAGCTGGTGCAAGTCgtagaagacaaaaaaaaggctGCACAGGGGGCTGAGAGGGAAGACGGTGAAGCTTTGAAGAAAGGAGGACGAGACCTCAAAGAGGAAGTTGCTTCCCAGGCGGACCCAAGAGAAGGTGTGGAAGACGGGGCCGTCAAAGCCGAGGCTCGGCCCCAGGGCTCCCACGAGAAATTCAGGGACCAGGGAGAGATGGATCTAAGGCGGAGGCGCAGGGCACTGGGACCCGAAGAAGCTGGAGGGCCCCCCGAGGACACCGGGGGGCCCAGGAGGATGCCGAGGCTGGAGCCCCTGCTGGTGCTGGGGGGCTCCGACCTGCACGCGGCCCTCGAGGAGCAGCTACGGGCTGGGCCAATGGTGCACATGCGGCAGATTAAACAGGCCTCAGAGGATGAGGGAACGAAATAA
- the slc38a10 gene encoding putative sodium-coupled neutral amino acid transporter 10 isoform X2 produces the protein MTASNWGLIMNVVNSIVGVSVLTMPFCFKQCGIVLGTLLLFFCSWMTHKSCMFLVNTASSTKRRTYAGLAYHAYGKPGKTVVEMSMIGLMLGTCIAFYVVIADLGSSFFAQMLGSQVTGGFRVLLLIAVSLFIVLPLSLQRNMMSSIQSFSAMALMFYTLFMFTMVLSSFKHGLLSDWWLGQVNVVRWEGVFRCLPICGMAFACQSQVLPTYDSLDEPSVKRMSTIFTSSLNVVTIFYITVGFFGYVSFTDNIAGNVLMNFPSNLVTEMIRVGFMMSVAVGFPMMILPCRQAINTMLFEQQQKDGTFAAGGYMPPLRFKMITLCIVFGTMLGGILIPNVETILGLTGATMGSLICFICPALIYRKIQKNGFISQLVLCVGLGILLVSTFTTLSISSRSPGTKVQAPPPPAPVKHNLPLPDFPERHDNLPNKKPAEIEKPELPDVQVVQPAERGPVEPPQIKGPVELPDRKKDEEVQLDRPDAGVAVPEGEAHRHEPPIPHDQVQVDTRNEKPGLGHAVPVEDKKDDKVEENPKPAEAVVGKEEVDLGGVEVRSNEVVEKPVAKADKKQDVPPPEEEEKLEPVKDPLAGNQAAVAQVDKAGKAPDAAGKREAPLPEGEHPPAADEAPGTDSKETADEKMDVIKKLVAEGQLDHAVLLQVIKEQQEQQKRLLDQQEKLLAVIEEQHKEIHQKQPAGAAEGEAEKGVQEGVEDEAAKAKESGLDSDLKQPKEEAGAGAAEPHPAAQNPVQAVNKDAKVAAVQAAYKEDGDVALGGESQKQSELGARGVPLGKKRPDDRQIVPKNDQAAQLKDEERKLDKEKHKTEQLKKEQMEEEVQARQLERDTKEKMAKKQELENERIEKEVQARLEKERLEREKREKMAKEQELEKERIEKEVQARLERERLEREMKEKMAKEQELEKERLEKEKIEKEVHARVEKERLERERREQLAREQELEQERALKEKQEKAAEERLQQEMQKTDNEILERAKKEKEAEEARERLAQLVQVVEDKKKAAQGAEREDGEALKKGGRDLKEEVASQADPREGVEDGAVKAEARPQGSHEKFRDQGEMDLRRRRRALGPEEAGGPPEDTGGPRRMPRLEPLLVLGGSDLHAALEEQLRAGPMVHMRQIKQASEDEGTK, from the exons ATGACGGCGTCAAACTGGGGTCTCATCATGAACGTGGTGAACAGCATCGTCGGTGTCAGTGTACTCACCATGCCCTTCTGCTTCAAACAG TGTGGGATAGTGCTGGGAACTCTCCTGCTGTTCTTCTGTTCGTGGATGACCCACAAGTCTTGCATGTTCCTGGTCAATACAGCAAGCAGCACCAAAAGAAGGACATATGCAGGATTGG CCTACCATGCTTACGGTAAACCAGGAAAAACAGTGGTGGAGATGAG TATGATCGGTTTGATGTTGGGGACCTGTATTGCCTTCTACGTCGTGATAGCTGATCTGGGCTCAAGTTTCTTCGCTCAGATGTTAGGTTCACAG GTGACTGGCGGTTTCCGAGTGCTGCTGCTGATCGCCGTGTCTCTGTTTATCGTCCTCCCTCTGAGTCTGCAGAGGAACATGATGTCCTCCATCCAGTCCTTCTCTGCTATGGCGCTCATGTTCTACACCCTCTTCATGTTCACG ATGGTGCTGTCCTCGTTCAAACACGGGCTGCTCAGCGACTGGTGGCTAGGGCAGGTCAATGTGGTGCGCTGGGAGGGTGTGTTTCGCTGTCTCCCCATCTGTGGGATGGCCTTCGCCTGTCAGTC ACAGGTGCTGCCGACCTACGACAGCCTGGACGAGCCGTCCGTCAAACGCATGAGCACCATCTTCACCTCTTCCCTCAACGTAGTCACCATCTTCTACATCACT GTGGGTTTCTTTGGCTACGTCAGTTTCACTGATAACATCGCAGGCAACGTGCTGATGAACTTCCCATCCAACCTTGTGACTGAGATGATTCGCGTGGGCTTTATGATGTCGGTGGCCGTCGGATTCCCCATGATGATCCTTCCCTGCCGTCAGGCCATCAACACAATGCTTTTTGAGCAGCAG CAGAAGGATGGGACGTTTGCTGCCGGGGGATACATGCCTCCTCTGCGCTTCAAGATGATCACCCTCTGCATAGTGTTTGGCACCATGCTGGGGGGCATTCTCATCCCCAACG tGGAAACCATTCTGGGTCTGACTGGAGCCACTATGGGCAGCCTCATCTGCTTCATTTGCCCTGCTCTCATCTACAGAAAGATCCAGAAGAATGGCTTCATTTCCCAG CTGGTGCTTTGCGTGGGTCTGGGCATCCTACTGGTCAGCACCTTCACCACCCTCTCCATTTCATCTAGAAGCCCCGGCACCAAGGTCcaagctcctcctcctccagcaccCGTCAAGCACAACCTGCCGCTACCGGACTTCCCTGAACGCCACG ACAATCTCCCAAACAAGAAGCCAGCGGAGATAGAGAAACCTGAGCTTCCAGACGTGCAGGTGGTGCAGCCTGCAGAGAGGGGCCCAGTTGAGCCCCCCCAGATTAAAGGACCAGTGGAACTACCTGACAGGAAGAAGGATGAAGAGGTGCAGTTGGACCGCCCTGATGCTG GTGTCGCGGTGCCAGAGGGCGAGGCCCATCGCCACGAACCCCCCATCCCTCATGACCAGGTCCAAGTGGACACAAGAAATGAAAAGCCAGGTTTAGGCCACGCTGTGCCGGTAGAGGACAAAAAAGACGACAAAGTTGAAGAGAACCCGAAGCCTGCTGAGGCTGTAGTGGGGAAAGAGGAAGTGGATTTGGGTGGTGTTGAAGTCCGGTCCAATGAAGTAGTAGAGAAGCCAGTTGCAAAGGCAGACAAGAAGCAGGACGTCCCCCCgccagaagaagaggagaagctCGAGCCTGTGAAAGATCCTCTTGCAGGGAATCAGGCTGCGGTGGCACAAGTCGATAAAGCGGGCAAAGCTCCAGATGCTGCTGGGAAACGTGAGG CTCCACTTCCTGAAGGAGAGCATCCTCCTGCTGCAGACGAGGCTCCAGGTACAGACAGCAAAGAGACGGCAGACGAGAAGATGGACG tgataaaaaagctgGTTGCAG AGGGCCAGCTGGACCACGCCGTGCTACTGCAGGTGATCAAGGAGCAGCAGGAGCAACAGAAGAGACTTCTTGACCAGCAGGAAAAACTACTGGCTGTCATAGAAGAGCAACACAAGGAAATCCACCAGAAACAACCGGCTG GGGCTGCTGAAGGTGAGGCAGAGAAAGGCGTCCAGGAGGGGGTGGAAGATGAAGCAGCAAAGGCCAAAGAGTCTGGcctggactcagacctgaagcAGCCTAAAGAGGAAGCTGGAGCCGGAGCTGCCGAGCCTCATCCCGCTGCCCAGAATCCAGTGCAGGCCGTAAATAAGGATGCTAAGGTCGCCGCTGTTCAGGCGGCTTATAAGGAGGATGGCGATGTTGCACTCGGAGGAGAATCCCAGAAGCAGAGTGAGCTTGGGGCAAGGGGAGTGCCGCTGGGAAAGAAAAGACCTGATGACCGTCAGATTGTACCCAAAAATGATCAGGCAGCTCAACTtaaagatgaagaaagaaaactagataaggaaaaacataaaactgaacagcttaaaaaagaacagatgGAGGAAGAAGTTCAGGCAAGACAGCTTGAGAGGGACACAAAGGAAAAGATGGCCAAAAAGCAGGAGTTAGAAAATGAGAGGATAGAGAAAGAAGTGCAGGCAAGATTGGAAAAAGAACGgcttgaaagagagaaaagggaaaagatggCCAAGGAGCAGGAGTTAGAAAAGGAAAGGATAGAGAAAGAAGTGCAGGCAAGATTGGAAAGAGAACGGCTtgaaagagagatgaaggaAAAGATGGCCAAGGAGCAGGAGTTAGAAAAGGAGAGActtgagaaagaaaagatagaGAAAGAAGTGCATGCCAGGGTAGAAAAAGAACGACtagaaagggagagaagagagcagCTGGCCAGAGAACAGGAGCTGGAGCAAGAGAGAGCGTTAAAGGAGAAACAGGAGAAAGCTGCAGAAGAGAGACTTCAGCAGGAGATGCAGAAAACAGACAATGAAATACTTGAGAGggcaaagaaagagaaagaggcgGAGGAGGCTCGGGAGAGGCTGGCCCAGCTGGTGCAAGTCgtagaagacaaaaaaaaggctGCACAGGGGGCTGAGAGGGAAGACGGTGAAGCTTTGAAGAAAGGAGGACGAGACCTCAAAGAGGAAGTTGCTTCCCAGGCGGACCCAAGAGAAGGTGTGGAAGACGGGGCCGTCAAAGCCGAGGCTCGGCCCCAGGGCTCCCACGAGAAATTCAGGGACCAGGGAGAGATGGATCTAAGGCGGAGGCGCAGGGCACTGGGACCCGAAGAAGCTGGAGGGCCCCCCGAGGACACCGGGGGGCCCAGGAGGATGCCGAGGCTGGAGCCCCTGCTGGTGCTGGGGGGCTCCGACCTGCACGCGGCCCTCGAGGAGCAGCTACGGGCTGGGCCAATGGTGCACATGCGGCAGATTAAACAGGCCTCAGAGGATGAGGGAACGAAATAA
- the slc38a10 gene encoding putative sodium-coupled neutral amino acid transporter 10 isoform X1, with product MTASNWGLIMNVVNSIVGVSVLTMPFCFKQCGIVLGTLLLFFCSWMTHKSCMFLVNTASSTKRRTYAGLAYHAYGKPGKTVVEMSMIGLMLGTCIAFYVVIADLGSSFFAQMLGSQVTGGFRVLLLIAVSLFIVLPLSLQRNMMSSIQSFSAMALMFYTLFMFTIVLSSLRYGIISGSWVERVHLWRFKGVIQCLPIIATTFCCHPQVLPTYDSLDEPSVKRMSTIFTSSLNVVTIFYITVGFFGYVSFTDNIAGNVLMNFPSNLVTEMIRVGFMMSVAVGFPMMILPCRQAINTMLFEQQQKDGTFAAGGYMPPLRFKMITLCIVFGTMLGGILIPNVETILGLTGATMGSLICFICPALIYRKIQKNGFISQLVLCVGLGILLVSTFTTLSISSRSPGTKVQAPPPPAPVKHNLPLPDFPERHDNLPNKKPAEIEKPELPDVQVVQPAERGPVEPPQIKGPVELPDRKKDEEVQLDRPDAGVAVPEGEAHRHEPPIPHDQVQVDTRNEKPGLGHAVPVEDKKDDKVEENPKPAEAVVGKEEVDLGGVEVRSNEVVEKPVAKADKKQDVPPPEEEEKLEPVKDPLAGNQAAVAQVDKAGKAPDAAGKREAPLPEGEHPPAADEAPGTDSKETADEKMDVIKKLVAEGQLDHAVLLQVIKEQQEQQKRLLDQQEKLLAVIEEQHKEIHQKQPAGAAEGEAEKGVQEGVEDEAAKAKESGLDSDLKQPKEEAGAGAAEPHPAAQNPVQAVNKDAKVAAVQAAYKEDGDVALGGESQKQSELGARGVPLGKKRPDDRQIVPKNDQAAQLKDEERKLDKEKHKTEQLKKEQMEEEVQARQLERDTKEKMAKKQELENERIEKEVQARLEKERLEREKREKMAKEQELEKERIEKEVQARLERERLEREMKEKMAKEQELEKERLEKEKIEKEVHARVEKERLERERREQLAREQELEQERALKEKQEKAAEERLQQEMQKTDNEILERAKKEKEAEEARERLAQLVQVVEDKKKAAQGAEREDGEALKKGGRDLKEEVASQADPREGVEDGAVKAEARPQGSHEKFRDQGEMDLRRRRRALGPEEAGGPPEDTGGPRRMPRLEPLLVLGGSDLHAALEEQLRAGPMVHMRQIKQASEDEGTK from the exons ATGACGGCGTCAAACTGGGGTCTCATCATGAACGTGGTGAACAGCATCGTCGGTGTCAGTGTACTCACCATGCCCTTCTGCTTCAAACAG TGTGGGATAGTGCTGGGAACTCTCCTGCTGTTCTTCTGTTCGTGGATGACCCACAAGTCTTGCATGTTCCTGGTCAATACAGCAAGCAGCACCAAAAGAAGGACATATGCAGGATTGG CCTACCATGCTTACGGTAAACCAGGAAAAACAGTGGTGGAGATGAG TATGATCGGTTTGATGTTGGGGACCTGTATTGCCTTCTACGTCGTGATAGCTGATCTGGGCTCAAGTTTCTTCGCTCAGATGTTAGGTTCACAG GTGACTGGCGGTTTCCGAGTGCTGCTGCTGATCGCCGTGTCTCTGTTTATCGTCCTCCCTCTGAGTCTGCAGAGGAACATGATGTCCTCCATCCAGTCCTTCTCTGCTATGGCGCTCATGTTCTACACCCTCTTCATGTTCACG ATAGTGTTGTCGTCTCTCCGTTATGGCATAATCTCTGGCTCCTGGGTGGAGCGGGTTCACCTGTGGCGCTTCAAGGGCGTCATTCAGTGCCTACCTATTATCGCCACAACCTTCTGCTGTCACCC ACAGGTGCTGCCGACCTACGACAGCCTGGACGAGCCGTCCGTCAAACGCATGAGCACCATCTTCACCTCTTCCCTCAACGTAGTCACCATCTTCTACATCACT GTGGGTTTCTTTGGCTACGTCAGTTTCACTGATAACATCGCAGGCAACGTGCTGATGAACTTCCCATCCAACCTTGTGACTGAGATGATTCGCGTGGGCTTTATGATGTCGGTGGCCGTCGGATTCCCCATGATGATCCTTCCCTGCCGTCAGGCCATCAACACAATGCTTTTTGAGCAGCAG CAGAAGGATGGGACGTTTGCTGCCGGGGGATACATGCCTCCTCTGCGCTTCAAGATGATCACCCTCTGCATAGTGTTTGGCACCATGCTGGGGGGCATTCTCATCCCCAACG tGGAAACCATTCTGGGTCTGACTGGAGCCACTATGGGCAGCCTCATCTGCTTCATTTGCCCTGCTCTCATCTACAGAAAGATCCAGAAGAATGGCTTCATTTCCCAG CTGGTGCTTTGCGTGGGTCTGGGCATCCTACTGGTCAGCACCTTCACCACCCTCTCCATTTCATCTAGAAGCCCCGGCACCAAGGTCcaagctcctcctcctccagcaccCGTCAAGCACAACCTGCCGCTACCGGACTTCCCTGAACGCCACG ACAATCTCCCAAACAAGAAGCCAGCGGAGATAGAGAAACCTGAGCTTCCAGACGTGCAGGTGGTGCAGCCTGCAGAGAGGGGCCCAGTTGAGCCCCCCCAGATTAAAGGACCAGTGGAACTACCTGACAGGAAGAAGGATGAAGAGGTGCAGTTGGACCGCCCTGATGCTG GTGTCGCGGTGCCAGAGGGCGAGGCCCATCGCCACGAACCCCCCATCCCTCATGACCAGGTCCAAGTGGACACAAGAAATGAAAAGCCAGGTTTAGGCCACGCTGTGCCGGTAGAGGACAAAAAAGACGACAAAGTTGAAGAGAACCCGAAGCCTGCTGAGGCTGTAGTGGGGAAAGAGGAAGTGGATTTGGGTGGTGTTGAAGTCCGGTCCAATGAAGTAGTAGAGAAGCCAGTTGCAAAGGCAGACAAGAAGCAGGACGTCCCCCCgccagaagaagaggagaagctCGAGCCTGTGAAAGATCCTCTTGCAGGGAATCAGGCTGCGGTGGCACAAGTCGATAAAGCGGGCAAAGCTCCAGATGCTGCTGGGAAACGTGAGG CTCCACTTCCTGAAGGAGAGCATCCTCCTGCTGCAGACGAGGCTCCAGGTACAGACAGCAAAGAGACGGCAGACGAGAAGATGGACG tgataaaaaagctgGTTGCAG AGGGCCAGCTGGACCACGCCGTGCTACTGCAGGTGATCAAGGAGCAGCAGGAGCAACAGAAGAGACTTCTTGACCAGCAGGAAAAACTACTGGCTGTCATAGAAGAGCAACACAAGGAAATCCACCAGAAACAACCGGCTG GGGCTGCTGAAGGTGAGGCAGAGAAAGGCGTCCAGGAGGGGGTGGAAGATGAAGCAGCAAAGGCCAAAGAGTCTGGcctggactcagacctgaagcAGCCTAAAGAGGAAGCTGGAGCCGGAGCTGCCGAGCCTCATCCCGCTGCCCAGAATCCAGTGCAGGCCGTAAATAAGGATGCTAAGGTCGCCGCTGTTCAGGCGGCTTATAAGGAGGATGGCGATGTTGCACTCGGAGGAGAATCCCAGAAGCAGAGTGAGCTTGGGGCAAGGGGAGTGCCGCTGGGAAAGAAAAGACCTGATGACCGTCAGATTGTACCCAAAAATGATCAGGCAGCTCAACTtaaagatgaagaaagaaaactagataaggaaaaacataaaactgaacagcttaaaaaagaacagatgGAGGAAGAAGTTCAGGCAAGACAGCTTGAGAGGGACACAAAGGAAAAGATGGCCAAAAAGCAGGAGTTAGAAAATGAGAGGATAGAGAAAGAAGTGCAGGCAAGATTGGAAAAAGAACGgcttgaaagagagaaaagggaaaagatggCCAAGGAGCAGGAGTTAGAAAAGGAAAGGATAGAGAAAGAAGTGCAGGCAAGATTGGAAAGAGAACGGCTtgaaagagagatgaaggaAAAGATGGCCAAGGAGCAGGAGTTAGAAAAGGAGAGActtgagaaagaaaagatagaGAAAGAAGTGCATGCCAGGGTAGAAAAAGAACGACtagaaagggagagaagagagcagCTGGCCAGAGAACAGGAGCTGGAGCAAGAGAGAGCGTTAAAGGAGAAACAGGAGAAAGCTGCAGAAGAGAGACTTCAGCAGGAGATGCAGAAAACAGACAATGAAATACTTGAGAGggcaaagaaagagaaagaggcgGAGGAGGCTCGGGAGAGGCTGGCCCAGCTGGTGCAAGTCgtagaagacaaaaaaaaggctGCACAGGGGGCTGAGAGGGAAGACGGTGAAGCTTTGAAGAAAGGAGGACGAGACCTCAAAGAGGAAGTTGCTTCCCAGGCGGACCCAAGAGAAGGTGTGGAAGACGGGGCCGTCAAAGCCGAGGCTCGGCCCCAGGGCTCCCACGAGAAATTCAGGGACCAGGGAGAGATGGATCTAAGGCGGAGGCGCAGGGCACTGGGACCCGAAGAAGCTGGAGGGCCCCCCGAGGACACCGGGGGGCCCAGGAGGATGCCGAGGCTGGAGCCCCTGCTGGTGCTGGGGGGCTCCGACCTGCACGCGGCCCTCGAGGAGCAGCTACGGGCTGGGCCAATGGTGCACATGCGGCAGATTAAACAGGCCTCAGAGGATGAGGGAACGAAATAA